Within Lolium rigidum isolate FL_2022 chromosome 5, APGP_CSIRO_Lrig_0.1, whole genome shotgun sequence, the genomic segment GCCGCCGGGGATGGCGCTCGAGCTCAGCATGGCCCTGGCGGCGCCGCCCGGGGGCGGGCTGCTGCTGGCCCCGCCCCCTCCCGCCCCGCCCGGCAAGGAGCAGCAGGTGGCTGGGGTGGGGATCCTGCTGCAGATCTCCATGCTCGTGCTCTCCTTCGTGCTCGGCcacgtcctccgccgccaccgcttctaCTACCTCCCCGAGGCCAGCGCTTCGCTCCTCATCGGTATGTTCTTTCATAGCGCACACCCTCCGCAAGCCGAGGCGGGCGGGACTCCTGAGTCTCTCTCACCCTTGCGTCTGAACCCTAGCCCTGGTCGCCGGTTGCTCGTACCTTTGATCCTTTCTTAGATTCTGGAAACTTATTTTTAGTGATCCATATATTAGTTCCTCAACCCCATTTCTTCCCTAGTTTAGCCTTAAGCTGCCACAAGGAGCGTAAGAACGGGATAATTAGTATTTCTGCCAACTCTTTGCTAGGCTAGTGGTATGGTCTATTGTCTTTGCTACAATAATTAATGAGTACTACTGTGATCGAAATCCAATGATGTCATGTCACTGGGAATGCAGAAAATGTTTGTAGCTGAAATTTATCCGAGGGCTCTCCCCTGTCTCGTAGTATATAACTGTAAATTCGCTGGAGTTTTGAGCTTTTTGAGACATCTCATTCGAATATAGCAGCTAGTTCGGTGTTCTCTGTTTTTAGAGCGAACCCGTTAAAGATAATTGTTCAAAATGTGCCCCCAATTTGATGCAGCTGCATATTGAGAAGTTGCATCTAATGCCAAGATAATCTTGTCATCAGAGGAAGTTCCAGCTTTGCAAAACATGTACATAAATGAAAAATAATAGTAGTTCTTATCCGCCTCGCTCGTGTGTCAAAACTAAAAATAGGAGTCCTGGAGCCATTGGCAATAGCTCTTATCATTTCATCAAGGAGAATCACTCCAAGCGGTGGGATGCCTGCATAAATATGTGCTTCTGCGAAGTCTCTTCCATTGGATGAGAAAACAGATATTTAATCTATAAAATAAATTTAGTTCTCTGATTGCTCTATTGTATACTATAGTATTATGTTTATTATATGTTTCGCCTTACGTCAGTTCCACAATTCACGTTTCTCTTTTTCTTGTCATACTGTGGGCGTTCATTAACATATGGAACTTCTGTGACTGTATTACAGGACTAGTTGTTGGTGGGCTTGCTAATATTTCCAACACAGAGACCAATACTAGGTTTGTGTTGATTGTGTTATTTGATTTTCATTTAGACTTCTGCATCGTTTGTGCTGTGTTTACTGTACTCCACATCTTGCATACATGTTAGCATCTTCGATTTCATCATTCCTTGTTCCCTCTCATTTGCAGGACATGGTTCAACTTCCACGAAgaattcttcttcttgttcttattACCGCCTATAATATTATATCCTTTTTTCGTCAGTTTTCTTTCTTGTAACGTCGTTAGTACATTGCTGAGGAAAAATAGGCTTACTAACTCCTCCAAATACTTATCTAAGCCTCCTATctgggatttttttttttccaatttgTAACTTGTAGTCCTTGACTTCAGTGAACCCAATCAGGATTCAGCTTATCCCCAGTAAGTACTGTACATTGACAACACTTATTCTTTATCTAGCTACTTCTCCTAAGAGCATATTTTTACAGAAACCATTCTTTGCGAACTTCGGGGCTATTGTAACTTTTGCCATTCTTGGGACATTCATTGCTTCCATCGTAACAGGGATGCTTGTGTAAGCATCATGAACTTTATTTGCCTAGATTTATTGAAATACTCCATCTTCTGAACTTATCTGTTATAACTGCAGCTATCTTGGCGGGCTGACATTTCTGATGTATCAACTTCCACTGGTTGAATGTCTTATGTTTGGTGCTCTTATATCTGCGACCGATCCTGTCACAGTATTATCAATATTCCAGGTGCCTAGTTTTTCTTTTCTCCATCTCATTCTGGAGCATGTATTGTTAGTTATAATTGTTTTGAATCACTTATATTTTATAGCGATTTAACTGCCATGGTAGACCTTTGTGCCTTTGTACCCAAGGACTTTGGAATGCATTTTTTATTTAATTGATGTTGAATGCAAATATTAGTCAGTAACATATCAGTAAAAAAGTCACTATAGTTGTCTCTGTCGTTTGAAGAAATTTCAAGATCTTATTTCCTCATGCCTGAAAAGTGAAGCATCATGCTTTACTAATGTAGGTAGTGCTTAATAGGTACACTCCATgggctagttttttttttcgagaaaatggAAAGGACCTTtgcatttcatttcattgaaaaggaaGAGTTTTAGTTACAGGTCTCGTAAGAGACGATGTTACAGCAAAAGAAGAGCTCCTAGTGTATTTCCCAGGTTGTTGGTAGCATGGCTCTCCGGCCCACTGCTCCGGCTTGAGCCCACATAATGgcctcctccttgatctttgcCATCAGATTTTGGGTTGAGGTCTGTGCTCTGTCAAAGACGCAGTCGTTCCCGTGCTTCCATAGCATCCAGGGTAGCAACAGCGCTGCGATTCCGAGACCCTTACGTATCGGCTTTGGCGTTGCCGGCTTGACCTCAGCTAGCCAGTCGGTGAGCGAGATGTCGTCATTGCTAGGGATTCTGCAACGCATCCTTAGCCATGACAGCGTCTCATGCCAAACTTGCTTGGAGAATGGGCACTCGATCAGTAGGTGCAGCATGGTCTCGGGGTGTTGATCACAGAGCAGGCATCGCGGGTGATGCTGAAGGCCACGCCACGCGAGCCGTTCTGCGGTCCAGCATATGTCCTGAATGGCCAGCCACATGAAAAAATTCACTTTGTGTGGCGCCCAGGCTTTCCAGATGTGCTTCCAGGCAGGGCAGGTCGTCGAGCCATGGAACGTGGCCAGGTAGGCAGATCGTGCAGTGTACACGCCGCTGAACCAGAGCAAGAGCAGTCGAAGGGACAGGCTGGTCCACTCCAGGTCGTGGACGCCCAGGCCACTGAGGGTGACGGGGCGGGCCACACGCTGCCAACTCTGTGAAAGCCACGCTCAATCTTGACGATGAGCTTGAGTATCTTCTTCGAAGGTGCGAGGACAAGCAGCTGGTGGATAGGAATCGCTCCAAGGACAGATTTCGCCATCGCGAGCCATCCGGCCTTCCAGGTTGGGAGCTTGGCGGCGATTCTATCGACCACGGGCTGCATCTGGGCACTTGTAGGCTTCCGGATAGTGAGTGGGATCCCCAGCTAGGTTATGGGTAGCTCAACGATGGGGCAAGCCAGCAGCGTGACGTCAGGTTCCACTTCCTCCGGGGCGCAACGGATGAACGTGGTGGTGCTCTTGGTATAATTGACGCACAGCCCCGACATGAGGCTAGATAGTTTCAGCATCTCTTTGACAGCCTCGATTTCCTCCAATAGAGTGGCAGAAGACTGTCTGCGTATAGCGAGATCGACGGTAGCGTGCGTCGTGGGTGCAACTGCCGCAGTATCCCGAGTTCCGTGGCGTGGCGGAACAGGCACCCGAGGgtgtcgacggcgaggacgaacAGCTGTGGGGACAGTGGGTCCCCCTGGCGTAGACCGCGTCGATGCCAAATCGCAGGGCCTGGTTCCCCATTGAGTAGCACTCTGGTGAGCAGGATAGCCAACCAGTCCAGAAAACGATCCCCGAATCCGTACTGTTGTAGCGCTTCGAAGAGGAATGGCCAGGACAGGAAATCGAAGGCGTGAGCCAAGTCTAGCTTGATCAAGACGTGTGGCTCTCCTGGTTGATGCAGTAGGTGAGCAGACTGGCGCACCAGGACAAAGTTGTCATGGAGGCTGCGGCCGCCAATGAACGCGTTCTGGATGGGACTGAACAGGTCGTCAAGCTTGGGGGCGAGGCGTAGGGAACTAGGGATAGGACCTTGGCGAAAAGCTTGGCCACTAGGTGGATGAGGCTTATAGGCTGGTTGTCACGCAGGGTACTCGCGCCAGCGTGCTTGGGCAGCAAGGTGAGCAGAGTCTGGTTGAGCCTTGCAAACCCCGCGACCACGAAGCTCGATGTCCTTCTTGACGATGCCCCAGCACGCACGCAGGAATTCTGCCGTGTACCCATCTGGCCCAGGTGCTTTGCGTGCGGGCAGATGTTTCACAGCCTGCCAGATCTCTTCCTCGCTGAAGGGAGCCTTGTGGCCCAGAAGGGTGGTGTCCGGCTCGATCAGATCCTCAAGGTCGAGCGTGCAGTCACAACTCACGTCAGTGCCCAGCATGCCATCAAAGTGGCAGAACGCCGCCTAGGCCATGTCTGCATGGTCAGTGTAGACCCTGTCGTCGACTGGGCAGTGCAGATTCTGTTCCATGGGCTAGTTTGAAGGCCCAAATTTTCTCACAGTCTTGCCTCCATGATGAAGCATCACAGCATAAATATTAATGTCAATGGTGCTTTTTAAATTACCGTGGGCTTAACTATATTGCTACTACCTATAAGCCATATCATGTGCACTGTgtaacatgtagaattttttgcggctttgaaaagaatgtttgtttaTACAATTGTGAATTTGCAACTCAGGGGCAACCTGAGTTGCAGTGCTCAATGAACGCGAACAGCCCATGCGACTGTGAACCTTAGCTGGAAAATTGAAGATTGTCCAAGGACATATTATTAGGTATACTAAATTGCGCTACCACGTTAAGCCGATTTTTTTGTTAAATATGCTGGTAAGGCCCCTGGCCTTCCATTAAGAAAAAGGTTCAGATGTTACATTGTTGGCCAGAATTTAATTGCACATTTGTTGAAGGAGAAAAACCAAATGTGTCGACCCTGTGTATGCCTCCTCCGTGAACTAATTACATGAAACTTATGATATCATTTCTGTGCAGGAACTGGGAAGTGATGTTAACTTGTATGCTCTGGTGTTCGGTGAATCTGTTTTGAACGATGCGGTCTGTTTTTACTTGTTTCCAGTGCATGCAAGAATAGTCAGTACTTCCTTATGCTTATGACTAACTTATGTTCCTTCCTATTTGGAGAGTGCAGATGGCAATTTCGCTATACAGGTTTGCTTCTGTTAATGAGCCTGATACATAATTCTTCCAAGACGTGCATTAGTTTCTGATATCTATTGTTTTCTTCAGGACAATGTCATCAGTCAGAAGTAATGCAGCAGGTGGCGAGAACATTTTCATGATGGTTCTCCAGTTCCTTGAGATCTTTGTTGGTTCAATGTCATCAGGTTTGCACCATTGCTGAAGATACACTTTTCAATGTGCATATCGTTACATGTATTCAAACTTTATGACACTGCGATGATCTTATGTACTCGGTTACACATTTTGGAACTTACTAACTTGAACATTTTGGTAATTTCCAATCGCAACTCCACCACTAGCATTTTCAGTATACAAAATTCATTATTTATACATTTCGTGAAGGCGCAGTTCATCCCTAGTTCATGTCCCTTAGGGATTAGTTACTCTTACTCACTTACTCAACTTGATCCATACACAAGGAACACAAACATTATCTCCAGCCTCAACTATCAAACAAACTTACTCATAATAATCAAACTGTCCGTATCTTCTTTATTGTATGGTCAGCACTCACTAGGTTCACTAGGAACATAGCCGACCCCCGATCTGATAGATTGATTTAGGTCAGTGTTTTAATTTGCTCCAATTCGCTCTCAGTTTGCTGCCTGATTTGCGACCTGTGTGGGTCCATGTCATTTGACCGTGCTGCTACCCTCACTGCTGGATGATGCAGCTTCCTTTACCGCTTTGTCATCTTCCATCGCTGTTCGAACACAATCTCTATCACTGTCATATCGCCATCGGTGTCATCCTTGAGGAGTAGCAGGTATGGCTGCGAGACGGGAGATGCAAGGCTGGATGGCATGGTGGAGAACAAGCAGCAGTGGAGGAGCTGGGTAAAGGTGGCCTTGCATAGCAGATAGCTATTTGTGTGGTGTTTGTAAGTTCATAAATTACATTCCCCATATGCGAATGAGAGATGCATATCCCTAGAACTTGATTCATCAAAAGCGATGAATTGCAAGCCCAAATCAAGAACCGACCAAACTGCAAGTCTGGTAACATGCCGAACATGCTTCCCAAGCACATGAGTAATGCTGGAGCTGTACTGCTATGTGCTGCTGGTGCTGATCTACTGCTGCTCTTTTGTCGGTTTAATGATAAGTCTGATCCAAAAGAGACTACGGTCATATCTTTGATGAATGAAATTTTGGGAGAGCAGAGTAATTCATTGTTGATACTCCTTTGTAGGCATACTCGACTCATACATTGGAATCAGTACTCCAATTTTTGAGTAGCAAACAAACTGTATTCCTAATTTTGGGGCTTACTTCTTGTATTGACACTCTTTCTACCTATCTACCCATCTTGTATTCCTCCTGGACTCTTTGTGGACATGGGCTTAACATGCAGTCTTCCCTCATACATCCGAGGGACACTGCTCACAGTTCTACTGGTTGGATCGCTGCCCTCTTCATTTGCCGTTCCTTCTTGTGCAGTCCTCGTTAACCATACATGTGACCCCACAGGAAATAGCAATATCTTGTTTTAAGGACAACCTTTTTACTGGTTTACAATATAATTCTGGAATATTACTTCTCAGTCAGTGATTTAGTAGATGCTCATCAATTGGTTTATGTAACCATTCCATTTCTCTAATTTGCAGGTGTTGGAGTTGGATTTATCTCTGCTCTTATATCCTTTccccatgtcatgcatgcaaaaCCCTGTTTGCAGCTTTGCGTCATATGAAGGCTATAATTCATATGTTCATATGTTCTAGTGATTTTCACAGTTATCTCTAGACAACTATTACTAGAGAAATGCCGTTCTTACATAGCTGCAACCAAGAAAACTTGGTAGAATCTACATCACATTATTTCTTTTACCCTTATTGGCATCATATACCTTTTTTTCTCTAATGTAAAACACATTAGTATTCTTATCAGCAGTGACTGGTAGATTGGTAGTAAGGCTGATGTAAATTTGGAGCTAATAGGCATTATTTCATCCCCATCATTTGATTTACTGTGTTTACATTGTTAAGCCTTGACCACCTGGTACCTATTTAAATATGCGGGATTGGATATTGACAAGTAAGTCATATCATGCTACCTATTTTCAGTCTACACTTAAAAAAATTGATATATGTTGCCAGTTCTAAAGTTCGGTATGTCTGCTATTTCAGCCTTCAGAACTTGGAGTGCTGCCTTTTTGTTCTCTTCCCATACTTCTCGTAAGGTCATTTGGGACTTCACTCTTTCCGCTTTGGGGTATCTTTACATTGAAATGTTTCACTTCCATTTGTAGGTATATGCTAGCAGAAGGACTTGGCCTGTCAGGAATTGTTTCTATACTATTCACGGGGATGGTAGGAACAATATGGAATTGATTATGTGATA encodes:
- the LOC124653216 gene encoding sodium/hydrogen exchanger 6-like translates to MALELSMALAAPPGGGLLLAPPPPAPPGKEQQVAGVGILLQISMLVLSFVLGHVLRRHRFYYLPEASASLLIGLVVGGLANISNTETNTRTWFNFHEEFFFLFLLPPIIFQSGFSLSPKPFFANFGAIVTFAILGTFIASIVTGMLVYLGGLTFLMYQLPLVECLMFGALISATDPVTVLSIFQELGSDVNLYALVFGESVLNDAMAISLYRTMSSVRSNAAGGENIFMMVLQFLEIFVGSMSSGVGVGFISALLFKYAGLDIDNLQNLECCLFVLFPYFSYMLAEGLGLSGIVSILFTGMVMKHYTYSNLSDNSQRFVSSFFHLLSSLAETFVFIYMGFDIAMEEHSWSHVGFIFFSIIFIIVARAANVFSCAYLVNMSRPENRRIPLKHQKALCFSGLRGAMAFALALQSVHELPEGHGKAILTTTTAIVVLTVLLIGGSTGTMLEALDVIGDENTSIENYEDNNGYIPPTYEEGMSSGGGLRMKLKEFHKSTTSFTALDKNYLTPFFTSQTDDDADADDFGDQPQNQRRGFYDQ